GTAATCAGTACTACGCCTGTGAGGGTGGAGTGTCGAACATCATGGACTATTGCTCAAGTCTGATCTCGGATGAGACGGGAGAGTTTACTGTAACAGGCACCGAAACCTTGAACACCTGTCAGCAAGAACGTGCGGCCAACCAACGACAACAGTTCATGACTAAAGACGGCAAGGTTGACTATGTAAAACTCGCCGGCTTACGCGGTGAAGGGCAGTGCGAAGCTGACACCGACTGCGAGGATGGAGAGTTCTGCACCGCAGGGATCCTGAATCTCAGCAGAAATGTCTGCAAGCCTAAGTTGGACCGCGGGACGCTGTGCACCACCAAGCGGCAATGTGCGTCTGACCGTTGTAGCTGGGGTGTATGTGCCGATCCGGACGAATGCCGAGCCGACGCCGACTGCGGATCGGGCAATTACTGCGGCGACCCGATTTCTGGTAAACGCACCTGCAAAGACAAGTTGAGCGACGGTTCTGTCTGCACCAAGGATCAACAATGCCAGGCAGGCCGATGCAAGACAGGATTCTGTTCTGCATCAGCTTCCGCATCAATGGGCGAATCCTGTCGCTTTGACGACGAATGCCGAGAGGGGAAGTGCACCGCACCGGTCGGTGGACTCACCAAGGGCACCTGCGTCTGTAAGAAAGACTCAGACTGTGGCTCGGGGAAATGGTGTGATGGCGGAGTTGATGCCAAAGCGAATGTCTGCAGGGCAAAACTTGATAAAGGAGAGAAATGTGGAGCACTCGGCACCTTCGGCAATGATCATAAATGCAAGTCTGGCGAATGTTCCGGCGCACCGAAGTACGAATGCAAGTAGTGCTTGCTTGAACGAGGAACACGAATAGGGGGTGGCTCATGAATGTAATCGTACAACAGTCGACTGGTTGGACCAGGCTGTCACGCGCAGCCGTTGGCATGTGGTGTCTCATTGCGATTCTCGAGCTAGGACTTGCTCTTCGATCTCACGCTGAATCTGAGAGCGCGTCGGCACATTCCTTGATGGCCAAGGCATCCAAGGCGCCGGAGGAAAAACAAAAGGGTCAAACTGTGCCAGCAGAGTCCAATGGGGCTGCGGTGTGCGAGCCCTCTGCTCAAAAGGCGTATGCAACCTGCATGGACGGGCCGACGCCGGATCAGGACCTCTGCCTGCGTAAGGCGGACGAGACTGAACGGCAATGCCTGACTATGCAGGGCTTACTCCCGCAGTTAGGGGTAACTGAGGTCAAAGTCTCCGAGGGGTTGTATCGGATACCTTATGTGGATGGGACCAAGGTACACGTCAATCGGAATTTTCAAGATCACAATCCTCCTGGAAAAATCGACATGGTCGGACGCGGTGGGGGACCCTATAGGATCGTGGCGGCAGCCGATGGTGAGATCATGTACATCGAGGACAGTCGAGATAAGCAACAACATCCCAAGCGATGGCTTCGAAATGCAAAATGCTTTAACAACTTCGTCTGGATCAAACATGACAATGGGGAATGGACCAAATATTCGCATATGCAACTGGGCACGACCACGGCCAAAGCTAAGCGGAAGGTTGGCGATCACGTCCAACAGGGCGATTATCTGGGGGACGAAGGACATGTCGGATGTGCGTGGCCAGCCCACCTCCATTTTGAAGTTGTGCAGCCCTCCATCTCAAATCCTACAGTCGACCCGGCGAGTGGAGAGTTGGAGTTGGAGGGCGACTACTATCAGTACGTACGAAATCCGCGTTTCCTGGGGCCACAGGGTACTTTTACATTTGCGGATGGGGCTGATTATGTAGTCGGCGGAAAATCCGGCTGCAAAAAGGACGACGATTGTAACGATGGGCAGTACTGCAATGCCGGGATCGACTTGACCAAAAACGCCTGTCTGCCGCTCAAAAGCGACAACGAGGCTTGCGAAGCGGTTGGCGGTGGACATCAGTGCAAGAGTGGGAAGTGCCAGTACGGACGATGCTATACCCCACAGTCTGTGGACCCAGGCAACACGTGCTACGTCAATGACGCCTGCAAAGCAGGACAATGCAGTGACCTTCAAGGTGTTAAAGGAGTGTGTGTCTGTCAGAACGATGCGGACTGCGGTGATACAGACAAATACTGCGATAGGGGAATGGACTTCAAACTCAATGCCTGCCGAACCAAGCTGAACAAGGGTGAAAAGTGTGGGAAGGCTGGTTCCGTTGGAAATGACCATAAATGCAAATCAGGGGAATGTTCGGGCTTCCCTAAGTACGAATGTAAATAGCTCGGGCCAACGCCTAGCCTAAGGGGATGAACATCTGCTGTCCGTCATGTCACGCTCAGGAAGGTTCGTCTCGCCAGGCTTGAGACGGTTGTGCCTGCAACGATGTACAAGACCCACTGGGAGGAGTCTCGGGGGTCGGGAGGAGATGTGATGAAATCGATATGGGGATTGATGTCGCTCGGCCTAGTACTGCTCACGACGCCTGCTTATGCCGACTTATGTGACAGCGTGAAGGACAAGACCACAACGAGCGAAACAAAGAAGGATGTGGATTTCTATGAAGAACTCTTTCCTAGTGCGGTAGAGCGTGGCCATCGGATGTGGAATGAGATTATCCTGCAGTGTAACCGTCAACGCGACACGAAGGGGAATGATGTCGCCAAGATCACGGCCAACGCCGGAACCAGTGCCGACAAGCAGATACTCAAGGCGCGCGACGTTGAACCGAAAGTCATCCGCGGACACTACAATTTCTTCGGCACGTTCGTGACACAGCTCAAGTATGTCTATGTCTTGAGCAAACAAGATGGCATTTGGACCATGATCATTCCGTACCGACCGATTATCAACGATGTGGTCCCTGATCGTGTGGATTTCAACTTTACACATGCCGGCCAATTGTACGATGCCTCACAGCTGGAGTCTCCGGCCGGTGGAGGAAAGGCGCAGAGTTTCATCCTGAAACCTGGGGCGGTGTCGATCGCAACGACCTTGTGCTCCACCACAACATACTTCCCAGGAGACGCGGGCAAGTATGACAAGAAAGAAATCCATCAGCGGGATCCCGAGAACAAGTTCATCAGCTTGGGGAGAATTGACTATCAGTACGGGAAGGACGGCTCTGCTTTCTCAGGGTGCCGTGTGGACAAGACCCGAGATCTGTATTGGCGTCCTGACCCGGCGGAAAATCAGGCCGCGAAAGTAAAGCCTGAGGATTGGATCCTCGATAATTTTGTGCGGACCGCCGAAAACTATTGGTCGATCAAGGATCTGTTTCAGCTCAAACTGCTCATGAAGGGGCGAAACGAGTCTCAGTTCCCCAAGTCGACGTTGAACCTCCTGGAGGATGACGACCATCTGACAATACGGTTTGCGACAAAATTCTTACCCTATGATTTCAATCAGATGTATAAGTCCAACCTGATTCAGTTCAACAATTTCTCCACGATGACCACCGATGGCACCTATTGGCACGAAGTCGGTCATGCATTCGGCTTAGACGACGAATACGGGAAGGTGAAGGACAAGAAAGACGGTATCGAATACAAGGACAATGGGTGCGACAACGAGCAGTACGCGAATTGGTCGCCCAAAACATACCAGATGTGTGATGCCGGAGTTTCAGAAAAGCGGACGATTTACCACTATCTGGCCGTCTCTCGATATATTACGAAGCAGAAAGAGTGTAACGCCGACAATGATTGTGGCAACGGCGAATATTGCAACGCGGGCGTCGATCTCAAAAAGAACCAGTGCATGGCAAAAAAGCCCGATAACGAGACGTGTGATATTGCCGGCGGTGATCATCAATGCAAAAGCGGTTATTGCAAGCTCTCTCGCTGTTATACCCCCAATTCAGTGCCGATGGGCGAAACTTGCTATCTCAATGATGCCTGCAGGGAGGGTAAGTGTAGTAGCCTTGATGGAACAAAGGGCACCTGCGTCTGTCAGGCTGATACCGATTGTGGGACGGGCAAGTACTGCAATGCCGGGTTGGATGCCACCAAGAATAGTTGCCTGATGCTGAAAAATGACAATGAGACCTGTGACATCGCCGGCGGTGATCATCAATGCAAAAGTGGCTATTGCAAGTTGTCTCGGTGCTACACCCCCAATTCGGTGCCGATGGGTGGGACCTGCTATCTCAATGATGCCTGCAAGGAGGGTAAGTGTAGTAGCCTTGATGGAACCAAGGGCACCTGTGTGTGCAAAGCAGATGCGGACTGCGGACCTGGAAAGTGGTGTGATGCAGGAATCGACACAACAGTGAATGCCTGTCGACCGAAGCTCAACAAAGGCGAAAAGTGCGGCAAGCTCGGTTCCTTCGGCAATGATCACAAATGCAAATCCGGGGAGTGTTCTGGAGCGCCAAAATACGAGTGCAAATAGTGACGTGGGGTAAAAGCTGATTCCAGCGGCGATACCCAGCATAGGGAATAAAAGGTCGTAGGACGGATGAGGGCAGGAGGCAAGAGCCCTGCTCTCATCCGACTTGGAACCAGGTATTGCACCAATTCAATGATTGCAGGAGGGGCAACGATCATTCTGAAAGCGACGGAATCATTTTACGTCGCCCAACCTGCCGCTGGTCAGGTTTGGCATTATTCCTTCGTAGCCCGTTGCTGAAGGTCGTGCTCGACGCCGCTCCGATGTTTGAGCCGATCCTAGCGACGGCGGAAAAATCCAAGGAGTAGTCCTCTCAGTTCTATTGCTCGTTCACGTATTGGGCAGACATGGTCAAAGGAACAGATGTCCCCAGCGGCTGTTTCTAGACATACACTGTGCGAACCAGGTGGTGCGGGGCAAGTAACACCATGAAATTCCATCACTCGAAGCAGGATTTTCATGGTATAGTTATGTGTCATGATTGACCGCGCTCGCGACATCCATGCCATACGGACAGCGCTCCGCCACAACCCGGTCGTCGCACTCATCGGTCCACGTCAAAGCGGCAAAACGACATTAGCTCGCCAGTTTGTCGCGACCGACTCCCCCAACTATTTTGACCTGGAAGATCCGGCAAGTCTCGCCAGATTAGCAGAACCGGCCACGGCTTTGCGTCCGCTCAAAGGGCTGGTGGTGATCGATGAAATCCAACGCCGGCCGGAGTTGTTTCCGCTCTTGCGGGTATTGGCCGACCGTCAGCCGGTGACGGCACGATTCCTTATTTTGGGCAGTGCCTCACCGGAATTACTCCGGCAATCGTCGGAGTCACTCGCTGGCCGAGTGGCAACCGTTCCATTGGAAGGGTTCCGCTTGGCCGACCTGGGGGCCGAACTGCAGCCCCGCCACTGGTTGCGCGGAGGATTTCCGCGAGCCTTCACGGCACGCGGCGAGATCCAGTCTGTGGCCTGGCGCCAACAATTTCTGCAGACCTTTCTCGAACGGGACCTACCGCAATTCGGCGTCACCATCCCAGCTGTCGCGCTCCGCCGGTTCTGGCACATGGTGGCGCATTACCATGGACAAACATGGAATGCCGCAGAACTCGCCCGCGCCCTAGCCATCAGCGAGTCCACCGTGCGGCGATATCTGGATCTGATGACCGGCGTACTGATGATTCGGCAATTGCCACCCTGGTTTGAGAATCTTGGCAAGCGACAGGTCAAAGCTCCGAAAGTCTATGTACGGGACAGCGGCCTCCTGCATACGCTCTTAGGTGTCACCGACCAGCGTGCCCTGGAGCATCACCCGAAAGTCGGTGCGTCTTGGGAAGGTTACGCGATTGAGGAAGTGTTGAAGGCGTACCGGTCTGACGAAGCCTATTACTGGGCGACGCACACTGGCGCTGAATTGGATCTACTCTTGTTTCATAGAGGCCGCCGGATCGGGGTGGAGTGTAAACGGATGGATGCGCCACAACTCACACCCTCAATGCGGACTGCGCTGGCCGACCTCAAGCTTGATCACCTCACGGTCGTGTATCCAGGCGAGCAGCCATACTCGTTGGCAAACAATGTTGAGGTGGTACCGCTCGCGCACATGGTGCGCGCCACATAAGGCTCTGCCGCCTGATTCATAGCGCTTATCTTGCCCCTAGGTTGAGATGGACTCCCGTTCCCTATACCAGAGCATGATCTTTATGCCAAACCATGAAGACAAAGGTCGGATGCTTCACCGCCTCACCGAGGTCAAACGCTGGTTCGATGAGATACCCGGCAAAGACGACGAAGTCTGGCGCTACTTCCTCCAGCGCGAATTATTGAACTCGATGCCGATTCGATGTTTCAGCCTTATCCTAGCCTCAGCGGAGAAACCTACAGAGTAGTCCACTCGTTTCGTCTGGGCGTTGCTTCATAGGGGAACAACTCCGGATGAATTCAGACATCAAACGTCTATTCCCAGCCAATCGCGAAAGTCGGCACGGAGATCACACCGCGTCATAAAGTCGTCCTTGGCTCTGTTGCATTGATACAGGCTGTAACCGGATGAGATGGAAGCGTAACGACGAAACGTATCGTACGCATGCCTTGCGGACGTTCGGTCGACAGCACGGTTAGACATCGGCTTTCAGATGAAATTGCCCTGAGGCCTTGATCTCCTTGAATATCTCATTCCAACTTCTTCTGTATCCTGGCCCGAGCCACACCACTTGTGAAATAACGCCGTCACATACATATCGCCCGCAGTAATGAACCAACCCTGCCTCTATGACGAGTCCGGTACCGCCGACAATATCGCGGATTCCCTGCGTAAGCCCGAGCACCCCGAATGCCCGATCAGCGGTTGAATCAATCATCATGGAATGACGTATCGTGTCGCAAAGATAGACCCACTGCCGCACTTCAAGCCCTTCGATGGCCATTATGACCTCGCGATCGAGTCTGACATTTCGTTCTTCAAGCCGCGCAATCGACTTATGCAACAAGGCCCGCTTACCGACGAGTTTTGCACGCGCCTTCGCAAGCAACGGAACGACGCTGCCGGTGATGCGATCTTCCTGTTCACCTAATATCTCAAGCATCAAAAGCTTGTAACCTTGAATGAACCGCTGTGCGTCGATAGGAGCAAGGTGCATTTCGATGCCAAACGACGCCGCGCTCTTGCAGCGTCCCTTTCGAACGATAGGCTACGGCTATAGCACGCCACGTTCTATCTCCTGCAGATAAATGAACTCGGGCGCTTTGACACCAGCTTTTGGGTCTTCAATCTGCATGATCAGCCACCTGTGTTCAGCTCAATTCGCTATGCAATGCGTAGCCTGTTCCCACATCGGGGAAGGGAAGGTGAGATAGAACTACCGGAAGTTCCTGAGGCTAGCAATAAACATCCCCCGGCCGAATTCCTCACCTAGAGCATGGGCAAGGTGGCGGATGAGCCGGCTACCGTATCCTGCGTGGGCGGCTCCATACTGTTCCCCCTCGACAATTAGGCAGATCGATTATCATTCCGGTGGCCCATCATGTACCGAACGAACGAGAAGAGTCCAGAGAATCGGCAGGTCGAGTCCACATAGTGCTCGATCACGTAGAATGCGAAGTAATAGGCGCGACAAAAACACCAGATGCTGATGGCGAATAGCAGCACTGTTTTGAGATCGAAGCGATTAAGTAACAACAGAGTGGAGGACAAGAGGCCGACAACCAGAAACAGTATCCCCTTGAATTTGATCCAACGTGGGTCGGTGATGTCTTTCATAAACAGCGAGGTGCAAGATATGCCCAACTCTGTTTAGGCGGATCCGCATAAGAACCGGATCTGTCAGTTTCCATCCGCCTAATACACCGTTCCTGTTCGCGAACCATACGCCATAAGTCTTATCGTTTCAATGAATGCGATTACAGGACCAATTCTCACCGGGATCCGCATAAGCCTTTTCCATTTTGAGAAGGCTCACATCCTTAGTCCACCGTACACACCGACGTTGGGCTGCTTTTCAATTCGTTGATCGACCGTTTTGAGTCGTGCAGAGGCTATCCGACATACCTCACGTCCTATTGATCCTTCCTCTGCTTACCAGTTCCCTCACCCATTCGGTGTAGCCGCAAATTCACTCTTCTGGGCGATAGCAGAGAAATGTTCTGCTGATTAGTATGGAGCAAACATAGAGGGCGGTCCAAACACTCTTCTGAGGAACAAAGGAAGGTTCACACAAGGAGGTGCTCTATGAGTGATCTACATCTAAAAGACGTAAAAGACGACCTCATTCACGAACCAGGATGGGTGTATTTGTATGGCGCGCTTCTTATCGGGATCGTCGGATTTGCATTCTATTTCGGCGGTTTCATGAGATGAGTCGTGTGTTGCTGAGTGCCGCAACTGGAGCGTGAAGAAGCGAATGCCTACCGACGGAACGGGAGTACGGGTCGGAGCCGTGGTCACACGGCTCCGACATCCGTACAGTTCTTGTCAACTCAGTGAGTTCCACGTGCTTCCAACCCTTCCTGGCTGGTGTCCTTCAATGTCAGAAGTTTAGAGCTGTTCTGATCGTTGATATATTCACTGTCGTTCGTAAATTCCCCACGCTCGACCTGAAGTCTTGAGCCATTGATCCTGCTGTTTTGTGCCGACGATCACCCTGCGTGCCGTTCCCATCGTGAGACCTCCGATATAATCATACGATTGAAGCCGATTGGCGCTTTCTTGAGCATGTAAGAAACCGTTGCCCCCGGCCGGCATGGTCTTTTCACCCCACTTCACGTATCGTACGTAGCGATGGTTCGTTTACACCGACACGACCTTCGTTTCCCTTCAGTAGATCGAGCCTCCCCAGAAGGTCTGCTTGCTGTCGGAGGAGACCTCCGTCCCGAACGATTACTCGAAGCGTACCGGCACGGCATTTTCCCTTGGTACAACGAAGACGATCCCATTCTCTGGTGGTCACCGGATCCTCGGGCTGTGTTGTTTCCCGAGAAACTTCACGTGCCGCGAAGCCTGAAGAAACGACTTCGCTCAAATGCATTCATGGTCACGCTCGACACCTGCTTTCGGCAGGTCATGGAGCAATGTGCAGGGCCACGTCCTCAATATCCAGAAGGAGGAACCTGGATCACCGGAGACATGTTGAACGCGTATACCCGCTTACACGAACTCGGTTACGCCCATTCTGTTGAGACGTGGCAAGACGGCCGCCTGGTCGGTGGCGTCTACGGTGTGGCCCTCGGTGGCGCCTTCTTTGCCGAATCCATGTTCACCAGAGTGGATGATGCATCAAAGGTTGCCCTCGTGCGGCTTGTCCAGCAACTCCAGACCTGGAACTTCCGCCTGATCGATTGCCAACAATCTTCTCCCCATGTCATGCGGTTCGGTGCAGAAGAGATTCCACGGTCGGATTTTATCGATCAGCTCACCGCAGCACTCACACTTCCAGACCGCCGGGGACGCTGGGTGTTCGACGAGGCATCAGACACGGAATGAGCAGAGGAGTTCGGTTAACCAGGCTAGCCGACCACATTTGACAGCCTTTTCTTCACTCGCTTATGATTTGTTTTAATACAAAGGAGGCGGTCACATGAGTTTTACGATTACACCAAAAGAGCTGAAGGCTCGGATCGATAAAGGGGATCAGTTGGTACTCTTGGACGTCCGCGAGCCCTGGGAGAACCAGTTGGCCAGACTGGATAACTCGGTGCTGATTCCACTCGGCACGTTACCCCAGTCACTGTCCAAATTGGATAGGGACACCGAGATTATCGCGTACTGCCATCATGGTATGCGCAGCGGCGATGCGACCGGATTCCTGCTTCAACAGGGATTTTCCAACGTGAAGAATTTGATCGGTGGGATCGATGCCTGGTCGATCCAAGTGGATGGGACTGTCCCCCGGTACTGATCACAATAGGAACGCCCGCCACTGGCCCCCCTCGCTCAACGCGGCAAGGGCTTCGAGTGACCGACGTTCCGTGTACATGGGATGACTGGTTATTGAACTTTTCCTTGGAAGAATTCCACCGTCTGCTTGAGCCCCTCTGCGAGGTCCATCTTGGCCTCCCACCCGAGCTCTTGTTTGATTCTCGCCGCGTCCACGACGCTCCGGATCTGCTCGCCGGCTTTGGCCGGCCCATGAACTTCCTTGGCACTTGACCCGGTTAATCCAGCCAGCATGCGGAATAACTCGTTCACGGATGTTTCAGCGCCGGTGCCGACGTTATAGACTCCATGCGCATCCTGACCCATGGCGGCCAGATTGGCCTCGGCCACATCTTCAACGAACACAAAATCTCTGGTTTG
The Candidatus Nitrospira nitrosa DNA segment above includes these coding regions:
- a CDS encoding rhodanese-like domain-containing protein, coding for MSFTITPKELKARIDKGDQLVLLDVREPWENQLARLDNSVLIPLGTLPQSLSKLDRDTEIIAYCHHGMRSGDATGFLLQQGFSNVKNLIGGIDAWSIQVDGTVPRY
- a CDS encoding ATP-binding protein; this translates as MIDRARDIHAIRTALRHNPVVALIGPRQSGKTTLARQFVATDSPNYFDLEDPASLARLAEPATALRPLKGLVVIDEIQRRPELFPLLRVLADRQPVTARFLILGSASPELLRQSSESLAGRVATVPLEGFRLADLGAELQPRHWLRGGFPRAFTARGEIQSVAWRQQFLQTFLERDLPQFGVTIPAVALRRFWHMVAHYHGQTWNAAELARALAISESTVRRYLDLMTGVLMIRQLPPWFENLGKRQVKAPKVYVRDSGLLHTLLGVTDQRALEHHPKVGASWEGYAIEEVLKAYRSDEAYYWATHTGAELDLLLFHRGRRIGVECKRMDAPQLTPSMRTALADLKLDHLTVVYPGEQPYSLANNVEVVPLAHMVRAT
- a CDS encoding Dickkopf N-terminal cysteine-rich domain-containing protein gives rise to the protein MKIISIVLLLALTSGFASAADNFDEFRLNLHFVNGTKDTSNEDLEVRRIRSWIEEAERQYATKPRLTITYTIERKTTVAGRNLSSLAFNGMAEFNKFMDEHFDNQARTETEGHLTLLVGNTLCWNDLLGKQKCWGGWANFPHDVNPFNRKKGIWLSEGSDKYLLTHELGHFFSLKHTFEPYIGFNKQCNKDFANKNVFNPDLGHCNSCNGRIAVRDRSNGNQYYACEGGVSNIMDYCSSLISDETGEFTVTGTETLNTCQQERAANQRQQFMTKDGKVDYVKLAGLRGEGQCEADTDCEDGEFCTAGILNLSRNVCKPKLDRGTLCTTKRQCASDRCSWGVCADPDECRADADCGSGNYCGDPISGKRTCKDKLSDGSVCTKDQQCQAGRCKTGFCSASASASMGESCRFDDECREGKCTAPVGGLTKGTCVCKKDSDCGSGKWCDGGVDAKANVCRAKLDKGEKCGALGTFGNDHKCKSGECSGAPKYECK
- a CDS encoding variable surface family protein, yielding MKSIWGLMSLGLVLLTTPAYADLCDSVKDKTTTSETKKDVDFYEELFPSAVERGHRMWNEIILQCNRQRDTKGNDVAKITANAGTSADKQILKARDVEPKVIRGHYNFFGTFVTQLKYVYVLSKQDGIWTMIIPYRPIINDVVPDRVDFNFTHAGQLYDASQLESPAGGGKAQSFILKPGAVSIATTLCSTTTYFPGDAGKYDKKEIHQRDPENKFISLGRIDYQYGKDGSAFSGCRVDKTRDLYWRPDPAENQAAKVKPEDWILDNFVRTAENYWSIKDLFQLKLLMKGRNESQFPKSTLNLLEDDDHLTIRFATKFLPYDFNQMYKSNLIQFNNFSTMTTDGTYWHEVGHAFGLDDEYGKVKDKKDGIEYKDNGCDNEQYANWSPKTYQMCDAGVSEKRTIYHYLAVSRYITKQKECNADNDCGNGEYCNAGVDLKKNQCMAKKPDNETCDIAGGDHQCKSGYCKLSRCYTPNSVPMGETCYLNDACREGKCSSLDGTKGTCVCQADTDCGTGKYCNAGLDATKNSCLMLKNDNETCDIAGGDHQCKSGYCKLSRCYTPNSVPMGGTCYLNDACKEGKCSSLDGTKGTCVCKADADCGPGKWCDAGIDTTVNACRPKLNKGEKCGKLGSFGNDHKCKSGECSGAPKYECK
- a CDS encoding M23 family metallopeptidase, translating into MNVIVQQSTGWTRLSRAAVGMWCLIAILELGLALRSHAESESASAHSLMAKASKAPEEKQKGQTVPAESNGAAVCEPSAQKAYATCMDGPTPDQDLCLRKADETERQCLTMQGLLPQLGVTEVKVSEGLYRIPYVDGTKVHVNRNFQDHNPPGKIDMVGRGGGPYRIVAAADGEIMYIEDSRDKQQHPKRWLRNAKCFNNFVWIKHDNGEWTKYSHMQLGTTTAKAKRKVGDHVQQGDYLGDEGHVGCAWPAHLHFEVVQPSISNPTVDPASGELELEGDYYQYVRNPRFLGPQGTFTFADGADYVVGGKSGCKKDDDCNDGQYCNAGIDLTKNACLPLKSDNEACEAVGGGHQCKSGKCQYGRCYTPQSVDPGNTCYVNDACKAGQCSDLQGVKGVCVCQNDADCGDTDKYCDRGMDFKLNACRTKLNKGEKCGKAGSVGNDHKCKSGECSGFPKYECK
- the aat gene encoding leucyl/phenylalanyl-tRNA--protein transferase; its protein translation is MVRLHRHDLRFPSVDRASPEGLLAVGGDLRPERLLEAYRHGIFPWYNEDDPILWWSPDPRAVLFPEKLHVPRSLKKRLRSNAFMVTLDTCFRQVMEQCAGPRPQYPEGGTWITGDMLNAYTRLHELGYAHSVETWQDGRLVGGVYGVALGGAFFAESMFTRVDDASKVALVRLVQQLQTWNFRLIDCQQSSPHVMRFGAEEIPRSDFIDQLTAALTLPDRRGRWVFDEASDTE